The following proteins are co-located in the Manihot esculenta cultivar AM560-2 chromosome 9, M.esculenta_v8, whole genome shotgun sequence genome:
- the LOC122724505 gene encoding beta-xylosidase/alpha-L-arabinofuranosidase 2-like, producing the protein MEDTFQPPFRSCVLDGNIASVMCSYNQVNGKPTGADPNLLSGVIRGEWKLNGYIVSYCDSVYEFFNGQHYTKTPEEAAATAILAGLDLNCW; encoded by the exons ATGGAAGATACATTTCAACCTCCATTTAGAAGTTGTGTTCTTGATGGTAATATTGCCAGTGTAATGTGTTCCTACAATCAGGTCAATGGTAAGCCAACTGGTGCTGATCCAAATCTTCTTTCTGGGGTCATTCGAGGCGAATGGAAATTGAATGG ATACATAGTTTCTTACTGTGATTCAGTATATGAGTTCTTCAATGGACAACACTATACCAAAACACCAGAAGAAGCTGCAGCTACAGCAATATTGGCAG gTCTGGATCTCAATTGCTGGTGA